From a single Nicotiana tomentosiformis chromosome 2, ASM39032v3, whole genome shotgun sequence genomic region:
- the LOC104121610 gene encoding protein MEI2-like 2 isoform X2: MPMLNVSKEKGRTPWEVFPGVDSIHGSNDASLFSSSVPVLLHEKLKLSEVDDGHQSVDDASASLKEIHPDVEVEELLDDAENCAIGSLLPDDEDELLAGIIDGFGPSQFPNHVDDLEEYDLFGSGGGLELESDAYENLNFGISRVSLADPVVSNGAAHVGFSNGGATVTGEHPLGEHPSRTLFVRNINSNVEDSELRSLFEDNPSDKDMNQGTLVVFNLDPSVSNDDLRQIFGAYGEIKEIRETPHKRHHKFIEYYDVRAAEAALRSLNRSDIAGKRIKLEPSRPGGARRNSTLQSNQEPEQDDSWTFRHPLGSSIGNSSPGNWPQFGSPIEHSSMRSPGTSPGFRSLSPTMGNNLLGLASILHPHASNSLRVAPISEDHRMGGHADLPNGSNHGVPFHQSHSFPEPKISQFSGTVSSLGTSNSNSSAVETLSGPQFLWGSPKLQPQQSNSSSWKAQALANVFTSGGQGDMFSLSNHQKSFLNSSQHHHHHLHHVGSAPSALPFDKHFGFYPDSPVLSPGFRGIGIGPRDGSLMVNYGARTTLNSGVAVPGNMSNNGSPGFGMMSSQRLSPLFLGSGHFPGHAASSFEGLTERSRTRRVDNNANQMDNKKQFQLDLDKIRSGEDTRTTLMIKNIPNKYTSKMLLAAIDEQHKGTYDFLYLPIDFKNKCNVGYAFINMVSPSLIIPFYEALNGKKWEKFNSEKVAALAYARIQGKTALVAHFQNSSLMNEDKRCRPILFHSESSELGDQIVQEHLSSGCLHIHQVCRSNESDFLESQGSPPEEDPVDELENS; the protein is encoded by the exons ATGCCAATGCTAAATGTATCGAAAGAAAAGGGAAGAACACCGTGGGAGGTTTTTCCAGGAGTTGATTCCATCCATGGCTCAAATGATGCTTCACTTTTTTCGAGCTCAGTGCCTGTTCTTCTACATGAGAAGC TGAAATTGAGTGAGGTGGACGATGGTCATCAGTCCGTTGATGACGCATCAGCCAGCTTGAAGGAAATTCACCCCGATGTAGAGGTTGAGGAGCTGCTGGATGATGCTGAAAATTGTGCAATTGGAAGCTTGCTTCCTGATGACGAGGATGAACTTTTAGCTGGCATAATAGATGGGTTTGGCCCTAGCCAATTTCCCAATCACGTAGATGACTTGGAAGAATATGATCTTTTTGGAAGTGGAGGAGGCTTAGAATTGGAATCTGATGCTTATGAAAACTTAAACTTCGGTATATCGAGAGTGAGTCTGGCTGATCCTGTTGTTAGCAATGGAGCTGCTCATGTTGGATTTTCAAATGGTGGGGCAACTGTTACTGGAGAACATCCACTTGGAGAGCACCCTTCGAGAACATTATTTGTTCGCAACATAAATAGCAATGTCGAGGATTCAGAGCTAAGAAGTCTCTTTGAG GATAACCCCTCAGACAAAGATATGAACCAAGGAACTCTTGTGGTATTTAATCTGGATCCATCAGTATCAAACGATGACCTCCGCCAAATATTTGGGGCTTATGGTGAGATCAAAGAG ATAAGGGAAACACCACACAAGAGGCACCATAAGTTTATTGAATATTATGATGTTAGAGCTGCAGAAGCTGCCCTTAGGTCCTTAAATAGGAGTGACATAGCTGGCAAGCGCATAAAACTTGAACCAAGTCGCCCTGGAGGAGCTCGTCGAAA TTCTACGTTGCAATCAAATCAAGAACCTGAACAAGATGACTCTTGGACTTTTCGGCACCCATTGGGTTCCTCAATTGGTAATTCCTCGCCGG GTAATTGGCCACAGTTTGGCAGCCCTATAGAGCATAGCTCCATGCGAAGTCCTGGCACTTCACCGGGCTTTAGATCCCTGAGTCCCACAATGGGCAATAATTTACTTGGTTTAGCTTCAATTTTGCATCCTCATGCATCAAATTCCTTGAGGGTAGCACCTATCAGTGAGGATCACAGAATGGGCGGTCATGCAGATCTCCCTAATGGTTCAAACCATGGTGTTCCCTTCCATCAGTCTCATTCTTTCCCTGAACCTAAGATAAGCCAGTTCAGTGGAACAGTGTCATCTTTGGGTACCTCAAATTCAAACAGTTCTGCTGTTGAAACACTATCAGGACCACAGTTTCTTTGGGGCAGTCCAAAGTTGCAACCTCAACAGAGTAATTCTTCATCCTGGAAAGCCCAGGCTTTGGCGAATGTTTTTACATCTGGTGGTCAGGGTGACATGTTTTCCTTGTCAAATCATCAGAAGTCTTTCCTCAATTCATCTCAGCACCATCATCATCACCTTCACCATGTTGGATCTGCTCCATCTGCTCTTCCCTTTGATAAGCACTTTGGTTTTTACCCAGACTCTCCAGTCTTAAGTCCAGGTTTTAGAGGTATTGGTATAGGTCCTCGTGACGGAAGTTTGATGGTTAACTATGGTGCTCGTACCACTTTGAATTCTGGTGTTGCTGTTCCAGGGAATATGTCAAACAATGGTTCTCCTGGGTTTGGCATGATGTCTTCCCAAAGACTTAGTCCTTTATTCCTAGGTAGTGGTCATTTCCCAGGACATGCAGCTTCTAGCTTTGAGGGGCTGACTGAACGCAGCCGCACTCGACGTGTTGACAATAATGCGAACCAGATGGACAACAAGAAACAGTTTCAACTTGACTTGGATAAGATTAGATCTGGCGAAGATACTCGGACAACTTTGATGATTAAAAATATTCCTAATAA GTACACCTCCAAGATGCTTTTAGCTGCTATTGACGAACAACATAAAGGCACTTATGATTTTCTGTATCTGCCAATTGACTTCAAG AATAAATGCAATGTGGGATATGCATTTATCAACATGGTGTCTCCATCACTCATTATCCCATTTTACGAG GCACTTAATGGAAAGAAGTGGGAGAAATTCAATAGTGAGAAAGTGGCTGCTTTGGCTTATGCTCGGATTCAGGGAAAGACGGCCCTTGTAGCCCACTTCCAGAATTCAAGTTTGATGAATGAAGATAAGAGGTGTAGGCCAATCCTTTTCCACTCAGAGAGCTCGGAATTAGGGGATCAG ATTGTTCAAGAGCATCTTTCATCTGGATGCTTACATATTCATCAAGTCTGTCGGTCAAACGAGTCAGACTTCCTGGAGTCACAAGGTAGCCCTCCTGAGGAGGATCCAGTTGACGAACTAGAGAATAGCTAG
- the LOC104121610 gene encoding protein MEI2-like 5 isoform X1, with product MPMLNVSKEKGRTPWEVFPGVDSIHGSNDASLFSSSVPVLLHEKLKLSEVDDGHQSVDDASASLKEIHPDVEVEELLDDAENCAIGSLLPDDEDELLAGIIDGFGPSQFPNHVDDLEEYDLFGSGGGLELESDAYENLNFGISRVSLADPVVSNGAAHVGFSNGGATVTGEHPLGEHPSRTLFVRNINSNVEDSELRSLFEQYGDIRTLYTACKHRGFVMISYFDIRAARTALRALQNKPLRRRKLDIHFSIPKDNPSDKDMNQGTLVVFNLDPSVSNDDLRQIFGAYGEIKEIRETPHKRHHKFIEYYDVRAAEAALRSLNRSDIAGKRIKLEPSRPGGARRNSTLQSNQEPEQDDSWTFRHPLGSSIGNSSPGNWPQFGSPIEHSSMRSPGTSPGFRSLSPTMGNNLLGLASILHPHASNSLRVAPISEDHRMGGHADLPNGSNHGVPFHQSHSFPEPKISQFSGTVSSLGTSNSNSSAVETLSGPQFLWGSPKLQPQQSNSSSWKAQALANVFTSGGQGDMFSLSNHQKSFLNSSQHHHHHLHHVGSAPSALPFDKHFGFYPDSPVLSPGFRGIGIGPRDGSLMVNYGARTTLNSGVAVPGNMSNNGSPGFGMMSSQRLSPLFLGSGHFPGHAASSFEGLTERSRTRRVDNNANQMDNKKQFQLDLDKIRSGEDTRTTLMIKNIPNKYTSKMLLAAIDEQHKGTYDFLYLPIDFKNKCNVGYAFINMVSPSLIIPFYEALNGKKWEKFNSEKVAALAYARIQGKTALVAHFQNSSLMNEDKRCRPILFHSESSELGDQIVQEHLSSGCLHIHQVCRSNESDFLESQGSPPEEDPVDELENS from the exons ATGCCAATGCTAAATGTATCGAAAGAAAAGGGAAGAACACCGTGGGAGGTTTTTCCAGGAGTTGATTCCATCCATGGCTCAAATGATGCTTCACTTTTTTCGAGCTCAGTGCCTGTTCTTCTACATGAGAAGC TGAAATTGAGTGAGGTGGACGATGGTCATCAGTCCGTTGATGACGCATCAGCCAGCTTGAAGGAAATTCACCCCGATGTAGAGGTTGAGGAGCTGCTGGATGATGCTGAAAATTGTGCAATTGGAAGCTTGCTTCCTGATGACGAGGATGAACTTTTAGCTGGCATAATAGATGGGTTTGGCCCTAGCCAATTTCCCAATCACGTAGATGACTTGGAAGAATATGATCTTTTTGGAAGTGGAGGAGGCTTAGAATTGGAATCTGATGCTTATGAAAACTTAAACTTCGGTATATCGAGAGTGAGTCTGGCTGATCCTGTTGTTAGCAATGGAGCTGCTCATGTTGGATTTTCAAATGGTGGGGCAACTGTTACTGGAGAACATCCACTTGGAGAGCACCCTTCGAGAACATTATTTGTTCGCAACATAAATAGCAATGTCGAGGATTCAGAGCTAAGAAGTCTCTTTGAG CAATATGGTGATATCCGGACTCTCTACACTGCGTGTAAGCATAGGGGCTTTGTCATGATATCCTACTTCGATATTCGTGCTGCTCGAACTGCACTGCGAGCATTGCAAAATAAGCCACTGCGGAGGAGAAAACTAGACATACATTTCTCCATCCCAAAG GATAACCCCTCAGACAAAGATATGAACCAAGGAACTCTTGTGGTATTTAATCTGGATCCATCAGTATCAAACGATGACCTCCGCCAAATATTTGGGGCTTATGGTGAGATCAAAGAG ATAAGGGAAACACCACACAAGAGGCACCATAAGTTTATTGAATATTATGATGTTAGAGCTGCAGAAGCTGCCCTTAGGTCCTTAAATAGGAGTGACATAGCTGGCAAGCGCATAAAACTTGAACCAAGTCGCCCTGGAGGAGCTCGTCGAAA TTCTACGTTGCAATCAAATCAAGAACCTGAACAAGATGACTCTTGGACTTTTCGGCACCCATTGGGTTCCTCAATTGGTAATTCCTCGCCGG GTAATTGGCCACAGTTTGGCAGCCCTATAGAGCATAGCTCCATGCGAAGTCCTGGCACTTCACCGGGCTTTAGATCCCTGAGTCCCACAATGGGCAATAATTTACTTGGTTTAGCTTCAATTTTGCATCCTCATGCATCAAATTCCTTGAGGGTAGCACCTATCAGTGAGGATCACAGAATGGGCGGTCATGCAGATCTCCCTAATGGTTCAAACCATGGTGTTCCCTTCCATCAGTCTCATTCTTTCCCTGAACCTAAGATAAGCCAGTTCAGTGGAACAGTGTCATCTTTGGGTACCTCAAATTCAAACAGTTCTGCTGTTGAAACACTATCAGGACCACAGTTTCTTTGGGGCAGTCCAAAGTTGCAACCTCAACAGAGTAATTCTTCATCCTGGAAAGCCCAGGCTTTGGCGAATGTTTTTACATCTGGTGGTCAGGGTGACATGTTTTCCTTGTCAAATCATCAGAAGTCTTTCCTCAATTCATCTCAGCACCATCATCATCACCTTCACCATGTTGGATCTGCTCCATCTGCTCTTCCCTTTGATAAGCACTTTGGTTTTTACCCAGACTCTCCAGTCTTAAGTCCAGGTTTTAGAGGTATTGGTATAGGTCCTCGTGACGGAAGTTTGATGGTTAACTATGGTGCTCGTACCACTTTGAATTCTGGTGTTGCTGTTCCAGGGAATATGTCAAACAATGGTTCTCCTGGGTTTGGCATGATGTCTTCCCAAAGACTTAGTCCTTTATTCCTAGGTAGTGGTCATTTCCCAGGACATGCAGCTTCTAGCTTTGAGGGGCTGACTGAACGCAGCCGCACTCGACGTGTTGACAATAATGCGAACCAGATGGACAACAAGAAACAGTTTCAACTTGACTTGGATAAGATTAGATCTGGCGAAGATACTCGGACAACTTTGATGATTAAAAATATTCCTAATAA GTACACCTCCAAGATGCTTTTAGCTGCTATTGACGAACAACATAAAGGCACTTATGATTTTCTGTATCTGCCAATTGACTTCAAG AATAAATGCAATGTGGGATATGCATTTATCAACATGGTGTCTCCATCACTCATTATCCCATTTTACGAG GCACTTAATGGAAAGAAGTGGGAGAAATTCAATAGTGAGAAAGTGGCTGCTTTGGCTTATGCTCGGATTCAGGGAAAGACGGCCCTTGTAGCCCACTTCCAGAATTCAAGTTTGATGAATGAAGATAAGAGGTGTAGGCCAATCCTTTTCCACTCAGAGAGCTCGGAATTAGGGGATCAG ATTGTTCAAGAGCATCTTTCATCTGGATGCTTACATATTCATCAAGTCTGTCGGTCAAACGAGTCAGACTTCCTGGAGTCACAAGGTAGCCCTCCTGAGGAGGATCCAGTTGACGAACTAGAGAATAGCTAG